GAACAAGTACAATGGGCGGTGGATAGACTCAACCATCGACCGCGCAAGGTGCTTGGATTCAGAACCCCGTTTGAGGTGTTCTTCGGAAAGACGGTGCGCTATACCAAGCCACCGCTAGGTGTTGCACTTCGAAGTTGAATCCGCGAATCTTAGCTTGAAAGCTTCTGTTTTTTTGCAATTTCTCCAATAATCCCAAATCCCTTATCTAACCCAAACGGTTTTGATATTCACAAATTCGCGAGCGCCGTGATAAGACAATTCTCTGCCATAACCGGATTCCTTAATCCCGCCAAACGGCAAGCGCGGATCGCTTTTGACAATGCCGTTGACAAACGTGCAACCGGCATGAATTTGCCGCGCGAGCGCTTCGCCGCGGGCCGGATCGCGCGTCCATACGCTGCCGCCCAGGCCAAACTGGGTGCGATTCGCCAATTGAACCGCTTCCTCGGCATTTTTGACACGCACGATGGCAGCCACAGGACCGAACAATTCTTCGTCAAATGCCGGCATGCCCGGTTGCACGTGATCCAGGATTGCCGGTGCGTAATAAGCACCCTGTTCGCCAATTGGGAAGCCGCCGGTTACCAGCTGCGCGCCCAATGCTTGGCTTCGTTCCACTTGTGCCTGCAATTCCGAACGCAAATCCATTCGCGCCATGGGCGCGATGGTGGTTCCGGTATCCTTGGGATCGCCGCTGCGCAACTGGCTGATGAGCGTTTGCAGCTGCTCCACAAACACATCTGCGATGGTTTCCTGCAAGATAAAGCGCTTCGCGGCAATGCAGCTTTGCCCCATATTTTGCAGCCGGGCTACCAGCGCTTGTTGTGCTGTCGATTCGATATCGACATCGTCAAGCACGATGAATGGATCCGATCCACCCAATTCCAGCACACACTTTTTCAAATGCTGCCCGGCCATCGCGGCGACTTTGCGTCCCGCCGCGCAACTGCCCGTCAACGTGACCGCAGCAATACGGCGATCGGCTATCATTGACTCTGCTTGTGCAGCGCTGATCATGAATGTACGGAAGGTATTGGCCGGAAATCCCGCTTGTTGAAATGCTACTTCCAATGCAAGAGCGCATTGCGGCACGTTCGATGCGTGTTTCAACACCACCGCGTTACCCGCCATCATCGCCGGTGCAGCGGCGCGAATCAATTGCCAGAATGGGAAATTCCACGGCATAATACATAAAACAATGCCCAGCGGTTGATAAACGACGACACTGCGGCTGGCATCGGATGCGATGACTTCATCGCGCAGGTACAATGCCGCATGATCTGCATAGTGCTCGCAACCAATCGCGCATTTCTCAATCTCGGCGCGCGCTTCCTTAAGCAATTTCCCCATTTCTTCGGTGATCAGATGCGCATAGCTTTCGCTATTTTGCCGGAATACTTGCGCCAATTGCCGAAAGAATTGAGCTCGCTGCTCATAACCCAGCGCCGCCCAGCCTGCTTGCGCTGGCTCCACTTGATCCAATGCGATACTGATTTGGTCAGCCTGCCATGTAGAAAACGATTGCATAATTTGGCCCGTGGCCGGATTGATCGATTGCATTGACATAATGAGATCCCTGATTCAAAAGATTGAGTGTTTGCTACAAGCGCCGACAACCGCACGCTGGCTCCCGGACAATGAAAGCCCGGATGAAGATGACGCGTAACCGATTATGATGTTTTTCGCACCCCGTAGCACGACAACAGGATTTATAATTCCGCATCATTTCAAATTTTAATGGCTACTTTAAAGGATATCGAATGACCGCTTCGTCAAAATTTATTAAATTGGCTTGTCTGCCAGCATTGTTAGCATGGCTGATTTTGCCACTCCACACAATCGCCGGCGACTTAGTAGAGTTACCGCAAGACGCCGTCCGCAAGCTGCAAATCGACGCCGGATTCGGCTGGGGAATATTCAGCGGCACAATTTACAACGGCAACGACAATTACCATATCACGCAATTGGTTGTCAGCATGACGCCGGTTCACGACCATCATCATATGCATATGCACCCGAATATGCCGCACGATCCGAAAGTGCATCACATCACGCTTGATTTACCGCCCTCGTCTAAAGGCGCATTATCCATGGCGTTGCCCGATGATGTTGCCGACGTGCATGACTTTAAATGGGAAATTCTCAAGGTGACGGGCTATTCCGTGCGCTGATGCGCCTGGTAGATGGATTGCATCTGCACCTCCATTTGCAAGCTCACGCGCTCAAGCCATGTCTGAGCAGTAATATCACGTACATCCCAATGAAGCGCGATTTCGTTTATCTGTTCGCCGTGCCTGACTAGGCAAAGCTCCGAGTGCTGTTATGGCGATTGTCTAACACCGTTGACTATCGACTTCTGCATTAAAGCTGTGCAAGGAGTCATGAACAAGCATAGCGAGGATAGCTGGCGTGACAACGTGTTTGTCGAGCGGCCTTTGGAAGAGCATCAAATAGCGAAGAGATGTATCTGCATACCTACGACAGCGTATGTAATGCAGAGCGAGGCTTAGAAAAATATTCATGTCTACAACCAAAGTAGACCTCACACCACACTTGACGATAAAACGCCCAATGAGTGCTTCAATAACCTGCCTGCAATCAAAAAAACAGCGTAGGCATTAACGCTCGACTTCCATTTATGATTTGGGAAAAATTATCCAATCCAGTAAGACCATTTCATAAGCGATGAAACACCGTCATGATTTTTTGGGAAATGTGCGTTTTGTCATACCTTCATCATATTTTTCTTGTTAGCATAAAGCCAATGAATGCATGAATCTAATTAAAGGGATATCACTTCTTTTATTGTCCATCATAAGGTTAAAACCACCGGCTTCAGCCGGTTAGCTTTAGCTGCGAGAATATGCCACACAGGAGGTGTGGCATGGATTATAGACATGGAAGTCATACGGTTTATCAGATTGAATATCATTTTGTATGGGTAACGAAGTATAGATATAAGATTCTGAAGGGAGAAGTAGCAGAACGAGTACGAGAGTTGGTTCGTCAGACGTGTGAAGCATTTGAAATGAGAATTGTACAGGGTGTAGTAAGTAAGGATCATGTGCATATTCTGGTGAGTTGTCCGCCGGAGATGGCTCCGAGTGAGATCATGAGGCGGCTAAAAGGACGAACATCGAGCTATCTGTTTGAAGAATTTCCTCACTTGAAGAAGCGGTACTGGGGAAGGCATTTTTGGGCGCGAGGGTATTTCTGCGTGACAGTAGGTCAGATGACAGAAGAGATGATCAAACAATACTTGGAGCATCATTTTGAGCCAAATCCAAACGACAATTTTAAAATGGAGCCGGAATAAGACGCGTCGTTTAGTCGACGCGTATCCGGACTTTCAGTCCGTAACTCAAACCCACCGGCTTTAGCCGGTGGTAATTAATTCGCTTGTACATGATTATCTTTATCAAAAAATTAAGAATTAGATAAAAATAATATAGAAAATAAATAATCATGAACATATTACTAAAGTTTTGAGCATTAAAACCGCAATAAAGTCAGGAAAACGTTAATTAGCAACAGTATGAATTTTTAAATCATTAGTTTGATTATAAAACTCCGGATCACGAATAGAGTAATAGAGCAAGCAGAAGCATGGCATGCATTAAAATTTTTAATATATATTATATTTTTCATTGGTTTATTTATCTGATCTCAAATTAGAGTGTGATAAAATTATATAAAGTAACTGTTTAAAGGTAACGCTAGATGGCCAACAAAACAGAGCGGGTAGTTACAAGAATCTCCCACAATAGTAGATTTGGTGAAACCAAGATATTAATTGTTGTTGAGAAATATATATCTGGAAAAACATTAAAAAATATGCTAGAAGAATGGGCATATGATATCACAGGCATTTGCACCTCTAGCCAAGAAGCTTTAGTCAGGGTAAAGAAAGACAAACCCGACCTTATATTAACTGATATGGAATTAAATGATTGTGATGGAATTCATTTAGCTCAGCAATTGAATTTACAAACTGATCGTTCGAATCTCTGCATTTATTTCACTGCTTATGCGTCTGATTTAGTAATTCAGCGCACCATGACTATTGCAACGGCACTTGGACATAACATTAGCAAAGCTAAAGGAAAAGATTACTCTGATTTTGAATCATGTTTCTGCCAATATCATGGCATTGACAAAACAAAAAACATGATTGCTCAATTTTCTATGCAACAAATTAGGGTGTTGATAGTCGATGATCAACAAATTGTCCTATGGGGATTAGAGAAACTTATAAATGCCGAAAAGCCAAAAATGGAAGTTATTGGTGTTGCGACAAGCATTGTTGATGCTAAAAAAATTGCAATAGAAAAACAGCCCGATGTTATCGTATTAAATATCTTTCTTAATAATATTGATTGTGTAAGCCATATCCCAGAGTTTGCAAACAATGGAAAAACTCGAGTTGTAGTTTTCACTGAGACACAAGATA
This is a stretch of genomic DNA from Nitrosomonas sp. sh817. It encodes these proteins:
- a CDS encoding NAD-dependent succinate-semialdehyde dehydrogenase, with the translated sequence MSMQSINPATGQIMQSFSTWQADQISIALDQVEPAQAGWAALGYEQRAQFFRQLAQVFRQNSESYAHLITEEMGKLLKEARAEIEKCAIGCEHYADHAALYLRDEVIASDASRSVVVYQPLGIVLCIMPWNFPFWQLIRAAAPAMMAGNAVVLKHASNVPQCALALEVAFQQAGFPANTFRTFMISAAQAESMIADRRIAAVTLTGSCAAGRKVAAMAGQHLKKCVLELGGSDPFIVLDDVDIESTAQQALVARLQNMGQSCIAAKRFILQETIADVFVEQLQTLISQLRSGDPKDTGTTIAPMARMDLRSELQAQVERSQALGAQLVTGGFPIGEQGAYYAPAILDHVQPGMPAFDEELFGPVAAIVRVKNAEEAVQLANRTQFGLGGSVWTRDPARGEALARQIHAGCTFVNGIVKSDPRLPFGGIKESGYGRELSYHGAREFVNIKTVWVR
- the tnpA gene encoding IS200/IS605 family transposase, whose amino-acid sequence is MDYRHGSHTVYQIEYHFVWVTKYRYKILKGEVAERVRELVRQTCEAFEMRIVQGVVSKDHVHILVSCPPEMAPSEIMRRLKGRTSSYLFEEFPHLKKRYWGRHFWARGYFCVTVGQMTEEMIKQYLEHHFEPNPNDNFKMEPE
- a CDS encoding DNA-binding response regulator is translated as MANKTERVVTRISHNSRFGETKILIVVEKYISGKTLKNMLEEWAYDITGICTSSQEALVRVKKDKPDLILTDMELNDCDGIHLAQQLNLQTDRSNLCIYFTAYASDLVIQRTMTIATALGHNISKAKGKDYSDFESCFCQYHGIDKTKNMIAQFSMQQIRVLIVDDQQIVLWGLEKLINAEKPKMEVIGVATSIVDAKKIAIEKQPDVIVLNIFLNNIDCVSHIPEFANNGKTRVVVFTETQDKEIIDRAILNGARGVLHRRESMQTILRAIEKIHEGELWLDRITTGRILLQNSRIRGKIPSDSSSEKITMLTRKECMILRAFSDGTGGEQNKQIAAKLCMSEHTLRNHLTSIFSKLGIKNRFSLFAYAKQHYHQLESTVGDSYKGSGGIKVEAHK